The following are encoded in a window of Vicugna pacos chromosome 28, VicPac4, whole genome shotgun sequence genomic DNA:
- the LOC116278545 gene encoding fatty acid-binding protein, liver: protein MNFSGKYELQSQENFEAFMKAIGLPDDLIQKGKDIKGVTEIVQNGKHFKLTITTGSRVIQNEFTLGEECELQTMTGEKVKAVVQLEGENKLVTTFKGIKSVTELNGDTIISTMTLGDIVLKRISKRV, encoded by the exons ATGAACTTCTCCGGCAAGTACGAACTGCAGAGCCAGGAAAACTTCGAGGCCTTCATGAAGGCCATCG GTCTGCCCGACGACCTCATCCAGAAGGGCAAGGACATCAAGGGGGTGACGGAAATCGTGCAGAATGGGAAGCACTTCAAACTCACCATCACCACCGGGTCCAGAGTGATCCAGAACGAGTTCACCCTGGGGGAGGAGTGTGAGCTGCAGACCATGACTGGGGAGAAGGTCAAG GCAGTGGTTCAGCTGGAAGGTGAGAATAAACTGGTGACAACTTTCAAAGGCATCAAGTCTGTGACTGAATTGAATGGTGACACAATCATCAGT ACCATGACTTTGGGCGACATTGTCTTGAAGAGAATCAGCAAAAGAGTTTAG